CCGCGAAGACGAGGCCGAAGAGGGTGAGCGGGAGCGAGAGCAGGGCGCCGAGCACGAGGCTCTGCTTGAGGACCCGGTTCGCCTCCTCGACGTCCCCTGCGCCGATCGCGCGGGCGACGAGGGCGATTGTCCCCGCGCTCACGCTGATCATGATGGAGAAGAAGAGGAAGATGAACTGACCCCCGAAGCCCACGGCGGCCACCGCCGCGGGCGCCTCGGCCCCGAGGGAGCCGACCATGATCACGTCGATCGTGGTCGTGAGGGTCTGCAGGAGATTCGCGACCATCACGGGCCAGGCGAGGCCGAAAACCGAGGTGCGGGCGGACGTCGCGCCCGCGGTCGCCGTGGCCATCTGCCCGGGCGAATCGTCCCGCCCTCTTAGTCCCTTCGTTTCGCCGGCTCGCCGACGACTTGGACGAGGATCTCCCGATGCCGAGGCTTGTTGTCGAGCTCCAGGAAGACGACCTGCTGCCACGTACCGAGGGCCGCCCGGCCATCGACGACCGGCACGGTCAGGCTCGGTCCGAGGAACGTCGCCCGCACGTGGCTATGCCCGTTCCCGTCGTGCCAGCGGCGCTCGTGGCCGTACTCGATCCGCTCCGGGAAGAGGCATTCGAGGGCGCCTGGGATGTCGTCCTCCATCAACCCGGGCTCGAACTCGTTCGTGACGATGGCGCTCGTGCTCGACGGGGTGAAGACGCACGCGAGGCCGTCGCGGACGCCCGACTTTGCGACGATCGACTCGACGCGGCCCGTGATGTCGATCGCCTGGACCCCCGGCTTCGTGTCGATCCGGACCGTCTCTCGGAACGCGGCCATGCCCCGGCAATCCCGCGTCCGCGCAAGAACGTTGCCCGTCGCAGGCCGTCTAGAGCTTCCAAAAGTCCGACGTCAGGCCGAGCGACGCGAAGTGCGCGATGAGTTCGTCCTTCGAAGGGCGAGCATAGTCGAGATCCGTCTTCGCGCGGTAGATCGGCAGGCCAACGTGGTGCGTTTCCTCGACGGAGAGCGCGACGCCGTCCGTGGCAGAGCCCGCTCGACGCCAATCCGCAAGATGGGCCGGCGATTCGAAGAACACCATGTGGTTGGAGCACGTGCTGACGATGTCCTCCCACCAGCGCGCCGCGGGCAGAGCGATGTACACGAGCGGCTCGGGGACGTTCGATTGGCGGATCCGTCCGCCGGCCACTTCGATCCTCAAGGCCGAGGCGCAGTGGTGGCAGTGGGACTCGATCCGCACGGGCTGACCGAGCGTCGCGTGGAAGGCGACCGCGTCCCATGCGCAGTTGGCGAAGTACGACATGCCGCCGGCGTGGACGCGGAACGGCGTCGCGATCGCGGAGAACGGGAACGCCATCAAGATCCGCTGGGTCCCGGGCACGAGCTTGAGGTGTCGGGCCGCTTCGAGGCGGCGGAGGACCTCAAAGGAGTCGGACCGGGATAGCCGGAAATATGCCATGAGGTCCTCGAGCATGGGAGGGACGGCCCGTGCGCGGAAGGTGTCAAAGACCCGCTTCCGGGCGCGGCGGTCCAACTCCGGGTCCGGCGTCGCCACGATCTCGCCTGGCTCGGCCGGGAATGACATGGCGGCGTAAAGTCCTGCGGTCGCGCGATTTCGCTCGACGATGGGAAAGAAAGAGGTCGCGAGGGCCGCGTCCCCCTTGCAGGGGACTCGCCCGAAGCCCTCGCGGGTGGGCGTTGGTTGGGGGGAGGAGTTACGTGATCCGGATCATCGGAGGCCGATGAAGCCTTCCTCATCGAACGCGACGGGCCCGAGGTCCCACGCCGCCTGCACGGTCTCGGCCGGCTGGACTTCGACGTGCACGGCGTGGTTGTTCTGCTCCTCGATCTCCTTCGCCGCGCTCTCGACTTCCTCGGCGAGGGTCGTCAGGTAGGACTTGCTCAGGTGGTCCACGACGCCCTGGACGATCGTGACGACCATGAAGCTGACGACCTGCATCGCTTCGTTGAACGACATCTGGTCCGCGAACCGGTCGAGCGAGTTGTTGTCCACCACGACAACGCTGTCCGCCTCGCGGCGGAACGCCTCGAGGCCTTCCCGGGCCGTCGCCGTCCGGCCTTCGATCTCGAACGGCAGGATCGCGATCCCGATCGTGACGGCCCCGTTCGCCCTCGCGGCTCGTGCGACGATGGGCGCGGCGCCCGTGCCGGCGCCACCGCCGAGGCCCGCGACGACGAAGACGATATCCGAGGACAACGAGGCGCGGAGCTCCGGTTCCTGGGACTCCGCGGACGCGCGCGCGGCGGCGATCCGGTCCACGTCGTCCGAGTGCGGGAGGAGGACCTTGACGTCGGCCGACGCCTTCGAAAGGCCGGCCGCGTCCGTGTTCACCACGACGGTCTCGACGCCGTTCATCTCGCGGTCGTACAAGGCGCTGACCATCCGGCCGCCTGCGCCGCCGACCCCCACGACGGAGATCTTCGGGTCCATGGCGTCCTCAAACAGGCTGCTGATCACCTCGTCGACATAATCCCTGGGTATCATCGAATTCCGGCCTCCTTATGCGTTTTCCGATCGAGGGAGGCCGGAAGGCAAGCCCCTCCGCTGAAGGCGTGCATCCCATCCCTTCATGACAGGTCCCATCCCTTCTTTTCCCTTCCCTGCGTCTGGAGGTTACTTCCTTCCGGCGTCCTCCACGCCCAGGTCGTGCGTCATGGCGGTATGATCCCGTCCTTATCTCCTGTCGACACCGAGACCACCTTGCCGGTCATCTTGTCGACTTCCTGCCGGTGGTCCTGGATCTCTTTCACCCGCTCCCGCGTGAACCACTCCTCGATGCTGCGGACGACCGCGTGCTCCCGACTCAGGAAGTAGCCGTCGGCCACGAGGCGGTCGATCAAGTCGAGGTAGTACCGCGGGATGCGGATCGATACCGTGTTTCCGCCCTCGCGGATCGTCTGGATGTACGCCTGGACCGCGTCCCGGACCAGCGCCGAGCGGTTCCCATGCGACGTGTTCTCCTTGAGGAACGCGTCGATCAGCTCGAGGTTCTCTTTCTCGAGCCGCAGCGTGATCCGCTCGTTTTCGTCCATCCCGACACCCTCGCCTCGACCGCGAAAGGGGTATGACGGCGTCATACACCTCACGCATTTTCTCGGCGTGTCAGACGCGGTATCCCGGCGGACTCTACTTATAGTCTTTGTCAATTGTCATACGACGTAGGACAATCACCCTCCATCGCCTCGCCGAAAGGCTGTCTTTGGCGCCTCTAAATTCTATTCTGTATGCCGAATAGAAGCCGCGGATTTTTCGCGGTCGGAACGGGCCTCGTACCGCGCATCGGACGCCGCGAAAAGCTTTACGAGATTGGGTCCTATCGGCGACCGTGGCACGGAGGAGATCGCCCCGTGGCGAGGTTCGCCGACGGAACCCGAAGGCCTCGCGCCGCCGGGGTTCGGGCCGATTCGGTCCCCGAGGGGCGGCTTCGCGCCGGCGTGGGCATTCGCCGCGGCGCCCCGTCCCGCCGAAGGCGCGCGTGCGCGCGCGCGCCCCCGCGAGGCGACCCCGGCGGCGGTCCGTGACCCGCCCGCTGCCACTGGACTTCCGTGGGATCGAGGCGAAATGGCAGGCCGCCTGGGCAGACGCCCGCGTGTACGAGGCCCACCCCGATCCCGCCCGGCCGAAATGGTACACGACCGTGCCATATCCGTACATGAACGGGTACCAGCACCTCGGCTTTGGGACGTCGTTCTTGCGGGCCGAGTTCCAGTCCCGGTTCCGTCGGATGGCGGGATACAACGTCCTCCACCCGCAGGCGTTTCACTGCACCGGCCTGCCGATCCTCGGCGCCGCGAAGCGCGTCGCGGAGAAGGAGCCGCAGCAGTGGGAGATCCTGCGCGCGATGGGGATCCCGGACTCCGAGATCCCGAAGTTCGCGGACCCGATGCACTGGATCGACGTCTTCCCGCGCGCGACGATGGAGGACCTGAAGGCGCTCGGGGCCGCGGTCGACTGGCGGCGGTCGTTCATCACGACGCCGCTGAACCCGCCGTACGATGCGTTCGTGCGGTGGCAGTTCCACCTCCTCAAGGACGGCGGGTACGTCCGGATGGACAAGCACCCGGTCATCTGGTGCCCGAACGACCAGGCGCCGATCGGGGACCACGACCGGATCGAGGGCGAGGGGGAGACGCCGATGGAGTACACGCTCCTGAAGTTCCCCCTGGCGGACGGCCGGTTCCTCGTCGCCGCGACGATCCGCCCGGAGACCGTGTTCGGCCAGACGAACCTCTGGATCGACCCGGACGTCGAGTACGTCGTCGCGCGCGTTGGCGGGGAACGATGGATCGTGAACGCCCTCGCGGCGAAGAAGCTGTCCGAGCAAGGCAAGTCGGTCGACATCGAGACCCGGATTCGCGGCTCGGAGCTCGTCGGCCGGGACGCGGTCGCGCCGGCGATCAACCGCGCCATCCCGATCCTCCCGGGCGGGTTCATCGACCAAGGCCGGGGCACCGGGATCGTCACGAGCGTGCCGTCCGACGCGCCGGACGATTACGTCGCGTTGCGGGACTTGCAGGAAGACGAGGCGTCGCTCTCGAGGTACCGCCTCGATGCGGACCGCATCCGCGCTCTCCGGCCGGTCTCCATCATCCGGACGCCCGGCTGGGGGCCCCTGCCCGGCGTCGAAGTCGTCGAGCGGATGGGGATTCGGAACCAGGGGGAGCGCGAGAAGCTCGAGGCCGCGAAGGCGGAGGTCTACAAGTCCGGCTTCTACCAAGGCGTCCTGAACGAGAACTGCGGTCCCTTCGCCGGGGTGCGCGTCGAGGTCGCGAAGGACGAGATCCGGAAGGAGCTCACGTCGAAAGGCCAGGCCGACCGGATGTACGAGCCGAGCGGGCCCGTCGTCTGCCGATGCCTGACGCCCGCGATCGTGAAGATCGTGGACAACCAGTGGTTCCTCGCGTACGGCGACCCGGCGTGGAAGGCGAAGGTCCACGAGGCGTTCGGATCGATGAACCTCTACCCGGAAGCCCTCCGGAAGTGGTTCGACTACGTGACGGACTGGCTGCGGGACTGGCCTTGCGCCCACCATCGCGGCCTGGGCACGATCCTGCCGTGGGACTCGAACTGGGTCATCGAGTCGTTGAGCGACTCGACGATCTACATGGCGTACTACACGATCGCGCACGCGCTGCAAGGCGAGCAGCTCCGCAGCCGCGTGCCGTGGGCGCAGCGCCTCGACGACGCGTTCTTCGACTACGTCTTCTTCGGCAAGGGGAGCGCGAAGGCCGTCGCGAGCCGCGTCGGGGCGGAGGCGAAGGCGATCGAAGACCTGCGCCGGGAGTTCCTCTACTGGTACCCGTTCGACCTGCGCAACACCGGGAAGGACCTCGTCCAGAACCATATGGCGTTCTGCTTGTTCCATCACACCGCGTTGTTCCCGAGGGAGCACTGGCCCCGCGGATATGGCGTGAATGGCTGGGTGCGCCTCGCGGGCCGGAAGATGTCGAAGTCCAAAGGGAACGTCTGGTACATCCGCGACGCGGTCCGGGACTCGGGTGCGGATCCGATCCGGATGGCCGTGGCCAACGCCGGGGACGGGCTCGACGATCCGAACGTCGACCTG
This Thermoplasmata archaeon DNA region includes the following protein-coding sequences:
- a CDS encoding alkylmercury lyase family protein, producing the protein MSFPAEPGEIVATPDPELDRRARKRVFDTFRARAVPPMLEDLMAYFRLSRSDSFEVLRRLEAARHLKLVPGTQRILMAFPFSAIATPFRVHAGGMSYFANCAWDAVAFHATLGQPVRIESHCHHCASALRIEVAGGRIRQSNVPEPLVYIALPAARWWEDIVSTCSNHMVFFESPAHLADWRRAGSATDGVALSVEETHHVGLPIYRAKTDLDYARPSKDELIAHFASLGLTSDFWKL
- a CDS encoding secondary thiamine-phosphate synthase enzyme YjbQ, translating into MAAFRETVRIDTKPGVQAIDITGRVESIVAKSGVRDGLACVFTPSSTSAIVTNEFEPGLMEDDIPGALECLFPERIEYGHERRWHDGNGHSHVRATFLGPSLTVPVVDGRAALGTWQQVVFLELDNKPRHREILVQVVGEPAKRRD
- the leuS gene encoding leucine--tRNA ligase, with product MTRPLPLDFRGIEAKWQAAWADARVYEAHPDPARPKWYTTVPYPYMNGYQHLGFGTSFLRAEFQSRFRRMAGYNVLHPQAFHCTGLPILGAAKRVAEKEPQQWEILRAMGIPDSEIPKFADPMHWIDVFPRATMEDLKALGAAVDWRRSFITTPLNPPYDAFVRWQFHLLKDGGYVRMDKHPVIWCPNDQAPIGDHDRIEGEGETPMEYTLLKFPLADGRFLVAATIRPETVFGQTNLWIDPDVEYVVARVGGERWIVNALAAKKLSEQGKSVDIETRIRGSELVGRDAVAPAINRAIPILPGGFIDQGRGTGIVTSVPSDAPDDYVALRDLQEDEASLSRYRLDADRIRALRPVSIIRTPGWGPLPGVEVVERMGIRNQGEREKLEAAKAEVYKSGFYQGVLNENCGPFAGVRVEVAKDEIRKELTSKGQADRMYEPSGPVVCRCLTPAIVKIVDNQWFLAYGDPAWKAKVHEAFGSMNLYPEALRKWFDYVTDWLRDWPCAHHRGLGTILPWDSNWVIESLSDSTIYMAYYTIAHALQGEQLRSRVPWAQRLDDAFFDYVFFGKGSAKAVASRVGAEAKAIEDLRREFLYWYPFDLRNTGKDLVQNHMAFCLFHHTALFPREHWPRGYGVNGWVRLAGRKMSKSKGNVWYIRDAVRDSGADPIRMAVANAGDGLDDPNVDLDFAAAAAARLGEWVRFATAEHPTRKDRRGIDAWFLSVLSRSIQATRGSMEAMNYKAALRHGYFDLQSAWSWYVRRSGGRPQSQIVRRFVEIQTKLLAPFAPHACEEIWHRTGGDGFVVNAGYPEAVADEIDPRAEAAESLLQSTLADVREILKVTRIEPKRIALYTSPAWKSRLYEIARALAREGPVSMNALMEKALAEPGMRDHAKELAAYAKKLGEELRRAKPDESARVGSVDEFTMFRENVGFLQSELRAQVDVFRADDPKRWDPAKKADHAVPGRPAIYVE